A region from the Anomaloglossus baeobatrachus isolate aAnoBae1 chromosome 11, aAnoBae1.hap1, whole genome shotgun sequence genome encodes:
- the LOC142255879 gene encoding olfactory receptor class A-like protein 4 encodes MPLPSTDLAFYGLLVASGILGNTLVLMTVISNALDNKGMPASDLILSHLTVVLLLLSILRNVLVVTFQNGMDIFFSRTLCKVFMFVWTLLRSMSVWGTFSISVFHYLSIKNHYVNIRRNIFWTTVKVLAIMWISNCLFCIPALLYTDRIQANATFSVQLIGTSTKPVLGCVWNFPTPYVNLVFVTSSLVIHEVIPVILMAITNISSLYTLQQHSKTIAAQKTIKRVASERKAALVILTLVILFVLCWGSNIVATNFYNFTRGSFSTSFLLTIANFGAYIFMGFSPLVLLIGHSKLRRKLVYLLLKQWKRQVNPTGNSPKSSSNVAVVNF; translated from the coding sequence ATGCCCTTGCCATCTACCGACTTGGCTTTTTATGGTTTGTTGGTGGCTTCTGGAATACTGGGTAACACATTGGTCCTTATGACTGTAATCAGCAATGCTCTGGATAATAAGGGAATGCCGGCTTCTGACCTGATATTGTCCCACCTTACAGTTGTTCTCCTACTACTCTCCATCTTAAGGAACGTTTTGGTTGTCACTTTCCAGAACGGTATGGACATATTTTTCTCGCGCACCTTGTGCAAAGTGTTCATGTTTGTTTGGACTTTGCTGAGGTCCATGAGCGTTTGGGGAACATTTTCAATCAGCGTTTTCCATTATTTAAGCATCAAAAACCATTATGTAAATATAAGAAGAAATATCTTCTGGACCACAGTGAAAGTTCTGGCCATAATGTGGATATCTAATTGTTTGTTTTGCATACCTGCTTTGTTGTACACAGACCGTATTCAAGCCAATGCCACCTTTTCGGTGCAGTTGATAGGCACCAGCACTAAACCTGTCCTTGGCTGCGTATGGAATTTCCCTACTCCTTATGTCAACCTTGTCTTTGTCACCTCATCGTTAGTCATTCATGAAGTTATACCAGTCATTCTTATGGCAATTACTAATATAAGCAGCCTATATACTCTACAACAGCACTCTAAAACCATAGCGGCACAGAAAACCATCAAACGCGTGGCCTCAGAGCGCAAAGCCGCCTTGGTTATTTTAACACTGGTCATTCTCTTCGTCCTCTGCTGGGGATCCAATATTGTGGCAACCAACTTCTACAACTTTACCAGAGGCTCATTCTCCACATCATTCCTGTTGACCATTGCTAATTTCGGAGCCTACATCTTCATGGGCTTCAGCCCTCTGGTGCTACTCATCGGGCATAGCAAGCTGAGAAGGAAACTGGTTTATTTACTTTTGAAGCAATGGAAACGCCAAGTCAATCCAACAGGGAACTCGCCCAAGAGTAGTAGTAACGTTGCTGTTGTTAACTTTTAA